One window of bacterium genomic DNA carries:
- a CDS encoding prepilin-type N-terminal cleavage/methylation domain-containing protein, which yields MAVYLRKPYIRSTKNGFVLIELLLVVSIIALITVFVFNTLTTFRQQSDIDSVGEGILGALRLARSKTISSENASSYGVHFESATYTLFMGRTYTSGSSLNEDHALPSQVEIFNIALSTSTQAVVFDRLTGHTSTIGTISIRPQGSVVTARTIQIDSSGDVSVAASSISALNTRITDTRHLHFDLGWSIQNATTLRLRFYDSPNPDVVTDVTMTPTPPRTSFSWEGDTDVYGQNQHVKVSAHSLDISNTLLSIQRHKDQNTKAVKVSIIDGVEKDVVSYAASGTSTVEIYGGVMSVQ from the coding sequence ATGGCAGTATATTTACGAAAACCATACATACGTTCGACAAAAAATGGTTTTGTGCTCATTGAGTTATTATTGGTTGTCTCCATAATCGCCCTTATCACCGTTTTCGTATTCAATACTCTCACCACATTCAGACAGCAATCCGACATTGACAGCGTCGGCGAGGGAATATTAGGGGCTCTGCGCTTGGCGCGCTCCAAGACGATTTCATCCGAGAACGCCTCCAGCTACGGCGTGCACTTCGAGTCGGCAACGTACACGCTTTTCATGGGCCGCACGTATACTTCCGGCAGTTCCTTAAATGAAGACCATGCCCTGCCTTCCCAGGTAGAAATATTCAACATTGCCTTATCCACCTCAACGCAAGCGGTGGTATTTGACCGCCTTACCGGACATACTTCAACAATTGGAACCATAAGCATCCGTCCGCAAGGAAGTGTTGTGACGGCAAGAACAATCCAAATCGATAGCTCGGGAGATGTATCCGTTGCCGCCTCGAGTATTTCGGCACTCAATACGCGCATCACGGATACCCGGCATCTTCACTTTGACCTGGGCTGGTCGATACAAAACGCAACAACACTCCGTCTTCGTTTCTATGACTCCCCGAATCCGGACGTGGTAACCGACGTCACCATGACGCCAACTCCTCCGCGTACATCATTTTCCTGGGAGGGAGATACCGATGTATACGGCCAAAATCAGCATGTTAAGGTCAGTGCGCACTCGCTTGATATTTCCAATACACTCCTTTCTATCCAGCGCCACAAAGATCAAAATACAAAAGCAGTGAAAGTTTCAATCATTGATGGGGTTGAAAAAGATGTTGTGTCTTACGCCGCAAGCGGCACTTCCACGGTGGAAATTTATGGAGGAGTGATGAGCGTTCAATAA
- a CDS encoding type II secretion system F family protein — MPLFSYSAKNFKGEVKTGELEATDTLDVAGQLRKDGYVLTFSEEALKTQKPKLAFLQKGFDFLQHISLADKMIFSRNLAVLVGAGVSLNRALDILAKEMEKERFKKTILAVSERVRSGKPFSDALEQFPGIFEEIYTSMIRVGETGGNLEEVLKLLALHYEKEHDLRSKVQGAMIYPAVVVVIMFLVGAMMMIFVIPKLTKIFVDLGVELPFTTKVIIFTSHIMEKYALLVFAAIFALIYALRTFSQKEIGKKIFHKLILKAPILKNIAKKVNSARMSRILSSLIESGVPMVRALEISARTLSNYYFRKSLITASEEVQKGKQLSKSLAEYHELYPGLITQMIEVGEESGKLSEILVKVADFYEEEVSAITKNLASIIEPALMVVIGVAVGFFAVSMIQPLYAIVSQAG; from the coding sequence ATGCCCTTATTTTCATATTCAGCAAAAAATTTTAAGGGAGAAGTAAAGACCGGAGAATTAGAGGCGACTGACACGCTTGATGTTGCGGGGCAACTTCGCAAAGACGGCTATGTGTTAACATTCTCGGAAGAAGCGTTAAAAACCCAAAAACCGAAGCTTGCGTTCCTGCAAAAAGGTTTTGACTTTCTCCAGCACATCTCGCTTGCGGATAAGATGATTTTTTCCCGCAACCTTGCGGTGCTTGTGGGAGCGGGGGTTTCGTTAAACCGGGCTCTCGATATTCTTGCCAAGGAAATGGAGAAGGAGCGGTTTAAAAAGACCATTCTTGCAGTCTCCGAACGCGTAAGATCCGGGAAGCCGTTCAGCGATGCCCTGGAGCAATTCCCCGGAATATTTGAAGAGATATATACCAGCATGATCCGTGTGGGAGAGACCGGGGGAAACTTAGAAGAAGTTTTGAAACTTCTTGCGCTTCACTACGAGAAAGAACACGACTTACGCTCGAAGGTGCAGGGAGCGATGATCTACCCGGCAGTGGTTGTCGTCATCATGTTTTTAGTTGGTGCCATGATGATGATCTTCGTCATTCCCAAACTGACCAAAATATTCGTGGATCTTGGCGTCGAGCTTCCCTTTACGACCAAAGTCATCATTTTTACTTCGCATATTATGGAAAAATATGCCCTGCTCGTATTCGCTGCTATTTTTGCCCTCATCTATGCCCTGCGCACTTTTTCTCAGAAAGAAATCGGTAAGAAAATCTTTCATAAGCTTATCCTGAAGGCTCCCATTCTTAAAAATATCGCAAAAAAAGTAAATTCCGCCCGCATGTCGCGAATTCTCTCTTCCCTCATCGAATCCGGCGTGCCCATGGTGCGGGCTTTGGAGATCAGTGCGCGCACGCTTTCCAATTATTATTTCCGCAAATCGCTTATCACCGCAAGCGAAGAAGTGCAAAAGGGCAAACAGCTGTCTAAATCGCTTGCCGAATATCACGAACTTTACCCCGGACTCATTACACAAATGATCGAGGTTGGGGAAGAATCCGGAAAACTTTCGGAGATCTTGGTGAAGGTTGCCGATTTCTATGAAGAAGAGGTTTCCGCCATAACCAAGAACCTTGCTTCCATTATTGAGCCTGCACTCATGGTGGTTATCGGCGTTGCCGTCGGGTTTTTCGCCGTATCCATGATCCAGCCGCTTTATGCGATCGTGAGCCAAGCCGGATAA
- a CDS encoding GspE/PulE family protein, whose amino-acid sequence MRVDPKQLKAFMLDGALASVENLEKAEQETERTKKKFRDVLLDLGIISKEKLVKLEAYILGIPFVDLTRENIPLEILQIIPEPIARKHSIIAFKKKDKELHVAMLDPEDLQTIEFIRKKSNLAILPRLTNAESIKHILTQYQRSLSAEFGDIIDKESKAVHVIKEKAGGEEEAGDLRKIAEDLPIVRIVDTLIKHAILQSASDIHVEPYEHEVIVRYRIDGILHDTMTLPKQVHAGLVARIKVLSNLRLDEHRLPQDGRFKIESEDYKVSFRVSILPVYDGEKIVMRLLPEDSKGYTLENLGFHGVALEVLHRNIQRPHGMLLVTGPTGSGKTTTLYTILDILNTPDVNISTIEDPIEYRMPRINQTQVRSDIGLTFGSGLRSLVRQDPDIIMVGEIRDQETADMAVNASLTGHLVLSTLHTNSASGALPRLIDMKVEPFLISSTVNVIVGQRLVRKLWRDSAEKYKLTGAELTNLKKLADFDRILELMKREKIVPQKATWETIELFRPKPAPESPDGYKGRVGIYEVLDVTEDVRMLIEKNANADEIDRFAREKLGMVSMIEDGFIKAVQGVTSLEEVLRATQE is encoded by the coding sequence GTGAGGGTTGACCCAAAACAATTGAAAGCGTTCATGCTTGATGGGGCCTTGGCAAGCGTCGAGAATCTCGAAAAAGCAGAGCAGGAGACCGAACGCACCAAAAAGAAATTCCGAGACGTTCTTCTGGACCTCGGAATTATTTCTAAAGAAAAGCTTGTTAAACTCGAAGCGTATATTTTAGGTATTCCCTTCGTAGACCTTACGCGCGAAAACATCCCCCTTGAAATTCTCCAGATCATTCCCGAACCCATTGCCCGCAAACATAGCATCATCGCCTTCAAAAAGAAGGATAAGGAGCTGCACGTTGCGATGCTTGACCCGGAAGATCTGCAAACCATTGAATTCATCCGCAAGAAATCGAACCTCGCCATACTCCCGAGGCTCACCAATGCCGAATCCATAAAGCACATTCTCACCCAGTACCAACGCTCGCTCTCCGCGGAGTTCGGCGACATTATCGACAAAGAATCCAAAGCGGTTCACGTCATAAAAGAAAAGGCGGGGGGCGAGGAAGAAGCCGGCGATCTGCGGAAGATTGCGGAAGATCTTCCCATCGTGCGTATTGTGGACACCCTCATTAAACACGCCATCCTGCAAAGCGCATCCGACATCCACGTTGAACCGTATGAGCATGAGGTTATTGTCCGTTACCGCATCGATGGAATTTTGCACGACACGATGACGCTTCCCAAACAAGTGCATGCGGGGCTTGTGGCGCGCATCAAGGTGCTCTCAAACTTGCGCCTTGATGAACATCGCCTGCCGCAAGACGGACGCTTTAAGATTGAGAGCGAAGATTACAAAGTATCGTTCCGCGTCTCCATTTTGCCGGTGTACGACGGAGAAAAGATCGTAATGCGTCTCCTGCCCGAAGACTCGAAAGGTTATACGCTGGAAAATCTGGGATTCCACGGAGTTGCGCTTGAAGTTCTGCACCGAAACATCCAGCGCCCACATGGAATGCTTCTGGTCACGGGTCCTACCGGATCGGGAAAGACAACAACGCTTTACACCATTCTCGACATTCTCAACACGCCCGATGTGAACATCTCAACCATCGAAGACCCCATCGAATACCGCATGCCACGCATCAATCAGACACAAGTAAGATCGGATATCGGTCTTACCTTTGGCTCGGGCCTGCGCTCGCTCGTTCGCCAGGACCCCGATATCATCATGGTTGGGGAGATCCGCGACCAGGAAACTGCCGATATGGCCGTGAACGCCTCGCTCACGGGGCACCTTGTACTCTCAACGCTCCACACCAATAGCGCTTCCGGAGCCCTTCCCCGTCTCATCGATATGAAAGTGGAGCCGTTCCTTATCTCTTCCACCGTAAACGTCATCGTCGGACAGCGGCTGGTGAGAAAGCTCTGGCGTGACAGCGCTGAAAAATATAAGCTCACCGGCGCGGAACTTACAAACCTCAAGAAACTTGCCGATTTCGACAGAATTCTGGAACTTATGAAGCGGGAGAAAATCGTGCCTCAAAAAGCAACTTGGGAGACTATCGAACTTTTCCGGCCGAAACCCGCTCCCGAATCTCCCGACGGCTACAAAGGCAGAGTTGGCATCTACGAGGTGCTGGATGTGACGGAGGATGTGCGGATGCTGATAGAAAAGAACGCCAATGCCGATGAAATAGACCGATTTGCGCGCGAGAAACTGGGTATGGTTTCTATGATCGAAGATGGGTTCATTAAGGCCGTGCAGGGGGTGACATCGCTCGAGGAAGTGCTACGGGCGACGCAGGAATAA
- a CDS encoding response regulator, with translation MSKQKTIVFIEDEPHLQEELTAALVEEGYTVKNAYDGEAGLALIMKENPDLVLLDLILPKKDGFEILEAIKANPATKHISVIVLSNLETVENVDRAVSLGATAYLVKPNYEIAHITEKIKNVLGNS, from the coding sequence ATGTCTAAACAAAAAACTATCGTGTTTATCGAAGATGAGCCGCACCTGCAAGAGGAGCTCACGGCAGCATTGGTTGAAGAGGGGTACACCGTTAAAAACGCATATGACGGAGAAGCGGGATTAGCCCTTATCATGAAAGAAAATCCTGACCTCGTACTCCTTGACCTTATCTTGCCGAAAAAAGACGGATTCGAGATTTTGGAAGCCATAAAGGCAAATCCCGCCACTAAACATATTTCGGTCATAGTGCTCTCGAATCTCGAGACGGTGGAAAACGTTGATCGCGCGGTGTCTCTTGGCGCAACCGCGTACCTTGTGAAGCCGAACTATGAAATTGCGCACATCACCGAGAAAATAAAGAACGTGTTGGGAAATTCCTGA
- the ftsH gene encoding ATP-dependent zinc metalloprotease FtsH has protein sequence MNKAFKNFLTVVIALLAISSIFAFMRPADKQEKIAFNTLVAQIKEEKVEKISVEGNDLHIVLKDGKKETSRKENESSLAEILKTYGVEPEKLSGVNIEVKDPSGFLYWLSALLPIILPFLFIGLLFWFMIRQASRGNMQAFSFGKSQARMIDPNDKKARTTFADVAGLKEAKEELQEIVEFLKHPKKFLEMGAKIPKGVLLMGAPGTGKTLLAKAAAGEASVPFFNMSGSEFVELFVGVGASRVRDLFKEAKKHAPAIMFIDEIDAVGRHRGAGLGGGHDEREQTLNQILVEMDGFDTDTNVIVIAATNRPDILDPALLRPGRFDRSVTLDEPDIADREEILKIHIKGKPLVKDVNLRSVAERTPGFSGADLANLMNEAAILTVRRDKKIIGQEELFESIEKVMLGPERKSRIISPKEKEITAYHEAGHALVAASLPEADPVHKISIISRGRAGGYTLKLPIEDRHLHSKKEFLADLAVLLGGHVAEKTVFGDITTGASNDLEKASGLARKLVMRFGMSEKLGPMTFGEQQELIFLGKEISTERNYSDDIARVIDQEVSRFITDAQKTAERIITTRRDKLDRIAKELMEKETIERDVFEKLMKE, from the coding sequence ATGAACAAAGCCTTCAAAAACTTCTTGACGGTCGTTATAGCACTGCTCGCCATCTCGAGTATTTTTGCGTTCATGCGCCCCGCGGATAAACAGGAGAAAATCGCCTTCAACACGCTTGTTGCGCAGATCAAGGAAGAAAAAGTAGAAAAGATATCGGTTGAGGGCAACGATCTGCATATCGTTCTCAAAGACGGTAAAAAAGAGACTTCCCGGAAGGAAAATGAGAGTTCTCTGGCCGAAATATTAAAAACCTACGGCGTAGAACCGGAGAAGCTTTCGGGAGTGAATATCGAGGTAAAGGACCCTTCCGGGTTTCTCTATTGGCTTTCTGCGCTCCTGCCCATCATACTCCCCTTCCTATTCATAGGGCTTTTGTTCTGGTTCATGATACGGCAGGCTTCTCGCGGCAACATGCAAGCCTTTTCTTTCGGCAAGTCGCAGGCGCGCATGATAGACCCAAACGATAAAAAAGCACGCACCACCTTCGCAGATGTTGCGGGGCTTAAGGAGGCAAAGGAAGAGCTTCAGGAAATAGTTGAGTTTTTGAAACATCCCAAGAAATTCCTTGAGATGGGAGCGAAGATACCCAAAGGAGTACTTTTGATGGGCGCTCCCGGAACCGGAAAGACGCTGCTTGCCAAAGCCGCGGCCGGAGAAGCGAGCGTCCCATTTTTCAATATGTCCGGATCAGAATTCGTGGAGCTTTTTGTAGGCGTTGGGGCAAGCCGCGTGCGCGACCTTTTCAAAGAAGCTAAAAAACATGCTCCGGCGATTATGTTCATTGATGAAATCGATGCCGTGGGAAGGCATCGCGGAGCGGGGCTTGGCGGAGGACACGACGAGCGCGAGCAGACGCTTAACCAGATCTTGGTGGAGATGGATGGGTTTGACACCGATACCAACGTCATCGTGATAGCGGCGACCAACCGGCCGGATATTCTCGACCCAGCTCTTTTGCGCCCGGGAAGGTTTGACCGTTCGGTCACGCTTGATGAACCGGATATCGCCGACCGCGAAGAAATTCTCAAAATCCACATTAAGGGCAAACCGCTTGTTAAGGATGTGAATTTGCGCTCGGTAGCGGAGCGCACGCCGGGATTTTCGGGAGCGGATCTTGCCAACCTCATGAATGAGGCGGCAATTCTCACGGTGCGCAGGGATAAAAAAATAATCGGGCAAGAAGAGCTGTTCGAATCCATCGAAAAGGTCATGCTCGGACCCGAGCGCAAAAGCAGGATCATCTCGCCCAAAGAAAAAGAAATCACGGCTTACCACGAAGCTGGACACGCCTTGGTTGCTGCCTCTTTGCCGGAGGCAGACCCCGTGCACAAAATTTCCATCATATCGAGGGGCCGGGCAGGAGGATACACGCTGAAGCTTCCTATTGAGGACCGACACCTTCACTCCAAAAAGGAGTTTCTCGCCGACCTTGCGGTTCTGCTGGGAGGACACGTCGCGGAAAAAACGGTTTTCGGAGACATTACCACCGGCGCCTCCAACGATCTGGAAAAAGCAAGCGGCCTTGCACGCAAACTTGTAATGCGATTCGGCATGTCGGAGAAGCTGGGCCCCATGACGTTCGGAGAACAGCAGGAGCTTATCTTTTTGGGCAAAGAAATCTCGACGGAGAGAAACTATTCCGATGACATTGCCCGTGTTATCGACCAGGAAGTTTCGCGCTTTATCACCGATGCGCAAAAAACTGCGGAGCGTATTATAACGACGCGCCGGGACAAACTTGACCGCATTGCCAAGGAGCTAATGGAAAAAGAGACGATAGAGCGCGATGTGTTTGAGAAGTTGATGAAGGAGTAA